A single window of Sparus aurata chromosome 12, fSpaAur1.1, whole genome shotgun sequence DNA harbors:
- the LOC115592424 gene encoding ADP-ribosylation factor-like protein 3 yields the protein MGLLSILRRLKQSPEQEVRLLLLGLDNSGKTTLLKQLAAEDISHITPTQGFNIKSVQSSGFKLNVWDIGGQRKIRPYWRNYFENTDVLIYVIDSSDRKRFEETSLELAELLEEEKLAGVPLLIFANKQDLMTASPASELAESLNLHTIRDRMWQVQACSAVTAEGVQDGMTWVCRNISFRKK from the exons ATG GGCCTGTTGTCCATCCTTCGGAGGCTGAAGCAGTCTCCAGAACAGGAGGTGCGCTTACTGTTGCTTGGCTTGGACAATTCTGGCAAGACCACTCTGCTGAAACAGCTGGCAGCTGAAGACATCAGCCACATCACCCCCACACAA GGCTTCAATATAAAGAGTGTTCAGTCGTCTGGCTTCAAGTTGAATGTTTGGGACATTGGAGGTCAGCGCAAGATCCGGCCCTACTGGAGGAATTATTTTGAGAATACAGATGTACTG ATCTATGTGATTgacagctcagacaggaagAGGTTTGAGGAGACGAGTCTG GAGCTGGCCGAGTTGCTGGAGGAAGAAAAGCTCGCTGGCGTGCCGCTGTTAATCTTTGCCAACAAGCAGGACCTGATGACAGCCTCCCCGGCATCTGAGCTGGCAGAAAGTCTCAATCTGCACACGATCCGGGATCGCATGTGGCAGGTCCAGGCCTGCTCAGCGGTCACAGCTGAGGGAGTGCAG GATGGTATGACCTGGGTTTGCAGAAATATATCATTTCGGAAGAAATGA